acaaaattattataacttacATCGACACACTTATGCTGATCCTTCTGATACATCAAAAAGACGTGCGCGAGTCTTTGTAGAGGACTGCCTAAATGCTCCCCCGTCATATTATGACATAACGTCGCAATATTTGTCTCACCTTTTTCGATTTTATCATATTGAACGATTCCggcaaaaatctaaaatttaaataaaaataaataataaaacagatgaAGCAACGCCATCAACGTTTTACATACCTCCGATagcatattcataaaataaccAAGATCACTAGCAGAATTTATGTCAGGCACCTCGCAtaagctaaatttttaataaaaaattagtaataatagtaaattgttttcaattaatataataaattattctatttacaTATCTTTACTTTCTTACACTATAACAtagaaatacttaataaatatatatgttgatTTCAAGTCTTGTAGTTTCAAGCTTACTTGAAGAGATATTTAAGCTCAATGGCACCACTTTGCTTGGCCAATAATTCCTCTACTGATGCAAATGCAATTTTGACATTCTCAACGCATTTTTCACTGTGTCTGCCAAGCGATTTCGTTACGACCTCATagtattctataaaattatatattttcttagcgaatatttttaggaaatatttgtcgattaaataatttaccATAGAAGTCAGCTTTTGCCTGAACCGGAGCACTGCTAGCTAAAGCAccctgtaaaaaatatatttctgttttatttctcttttatttttttattctttaagataataatttttaagatatgtatataaagataaaatctcCGCAATCCATATACAGAACGTTCAtcaataaatgaaagaaatttaagaagTGATTCTAGATGGTAACAGTTGcgcgttactttttttatgtaatgttcCTAATTCTGATATAAAGATAGCGCAAACGTTACTTGGATAAGATGAGGATATTTAAGGCGTGCCCATGCCGCCATGTTTCCAGCGTAAGATCCACCGACTACTATTACGGTACTCTTTTCTAaattcttctccttcttcttcgtTTCGATGAAATAAGCGAGATCAGCGAGCGCCTGATCAGCGTTCAAGTACTGCAAGTTCTCCGAACTGATGTCTCTAAATTCGAATTgtgtaatattgatttaaaaaatctgagataTCTCTAAATTTCAGAGAAATTATGGATTACGCACTTTGTTGGCTTACTCTGTCCATAAAATCGATGTTCGGTGTAATACATCAAACCGCCGTATTTAACGCCAATTTCGTACATCAATCCACCTTGTAAATATCCGTCTGTTATCTCCCATTCTCCACCGATCATGATCAGAATTGGGCCACCATTTTTCAGAAACAAGGAATTTTCTTTGTAACGCTACAGAGCAATCGACAGgtgtcaatattaataaaaaaatttgttttaagtaaaGCAAGATGGTTGAACGATAATAATTACCATTGACCATGTGCGATTGTCACGATGATTAAAATGGTCGAGAGGTTGAGTGATCCAACCCTCAACTATATCTTTGCCTGCATCTTTTGTAAACGGCTTTGGGTCCTCTAAACCTCGAAAAGTGAATCCGCGAAAACCCACCCCGTTGACGAGGGGATGGATCGAGCAAAGGacgaataaaacttttaatataatcatGATCGGTTTCTTTTTGCAATTCTGTATGAACGacgttttatttatcttttgaaCCACGCTAGATACACGCTAAATCGCAACTGATTAAAGCTCGTCGTTTGCTTCAATCATGACTAGCGGTATGAACCGATACGATATCTCCCATTAACGACCGATAATGCCTATTCTGAACAAACGGACACAACAATACTTTGATTAAATAATCACGAGAGAAAATAATCTCATGATTACGGTTTGTCAATTAAAACGATGCGATTGTTCGGCAAACACGGATATATCTTTATAGTGCGATAAGAAATATCACGATTAAATACTCGATTTACATAATATAGTTTTGAAACGAGGGTATTTAATCTACGATATCTTATTTAAGTTGCAGTCCACTTgacatttctaaatgttttgaACACTTCGCTTCTGGCTGTTCactaatgttaaaaatgttgcaatcaGATTAGTTAATCTATATAACTGTTAGATTgacctttataaaaaaaatgatagaaaatcATAGAAGcagatttgatttttattgaaattttatgataaagttGTCGTTTTCATCGGATTTATACATTTGagataaaatgcaaattttatattggaaaCAACATAATTggaaattacaacattttaaattaactctagtaataaaaaatgaaattttatttttatattattatgtaagtAACGatatgcaatttaataataacttatatgtatatttttttagaactgcactagaaatatatataaagcgttgtaatttttcattaatattttataattacaatagaaaatatGTGATTCCGTTTATTCGGTGTCTGTCCTAAAAATGGACAGCAGGCACGTTCACAGGAAAGTTGACAGGGACTTTCACGAGGAAATCCATTTGCCAATTATGCTACGAATTTTTACTCTAGCTTTCTTCAAGTCGTCGGGATCAGTTTTTACGTCGCTTAGCAAATCCTGGCAGTGCGAAGAtcctgtaaaataataatacattttcatGTTATCTTTTCAAgctaaaaaaatgctttttataatATGATGCTTAATTACCATTAATGAAAATAGCAGGTGAAAAAGCGTTCAAATCGTGGAGCACCGATAACGAATGCCATGGATCGATATTgccatttgtaaaaataacatttcgtAAATCCGGTACCTGTCCACCGTACATTATATTTGTCC
The Solenopsis invicta isolate M01_SB chromosome 16, UNIL_Sinv_3.0, whole genome shotgun sequence genome window above contains:
- the LOC105196079 gene encoding putative serine protease K12H4.7, with the protein product MIILKVLFVLCSIHPLVNGVGFRGFTFRGLEDPKPFTKDAGKDIVEGWITQPLDHFNHRDNRTWSMRYKENSLFLKNGGPILIMIGGEWEITDGYLQGGLMYEIGVKYGGLMYYTEHRFYGQSKPTKDISSENLQYLNADQALADLAYFIETKKKEKNLEKSTVIVVGGSYAGNMAAWARLKYPHLIQGALASSAPVQAKADFYEYYEVVTKSLGRHSEKCVENVKIAFASVEELLAKQSGAIELKYLFNLCEVPDINSASDLGYFMNMLSEIFAGIVQYDKIEKGETNIATLCHNMTGEHLGSPLQRLAHVFLMYQKDQHKCVDVSYNNFVKTYRNVSWDSLAATSIMRQWYHQTCTEYGYFQTTNSDKSIFGTLFPLDYYVNLCIDLYGDYNNGKWLDSRVKRTNIMYGGQLPDLRNVIFTNGDIDPWHSLSVLHDLNAFSPAIFINGSSHCRDMLSDVATDPDDLKKARAKIRSIIGKWISS